In the genome of Candida albicans SC5314 chromosome 6, complete sequence, the window GTATCACCccaaatattaataatgatttggatggtattgaaataattgataaaagaaaacaaaaaatgaaacGGAAACAAGAGAAATTGTTATTCAGTAATGcaatctaaaaaaaaaaaaataaaaagtaaaataaaaaataaaataaaaatgaaaatgaaaatgaaaaaaccCTTGCATAGAGGGATCTGTGTGTATATATCTAAATAGATTATATAGAATAGTATTATTGAATTCACAAAGAAACGTCTGCTtctgcttcttcttctacttcttcttcttggcTTTTTCTTCCCCCTTCCCCTCCagattttgataattgaatattaaGGTTGTTTTAAGCGTCGTACAATTCAGTAAATATGCCACTTCGTGTTTttagcttttttttttctttgctgCTCCTACTGACTGGTAACTGCTAGCtgtcattattattaacctaaaaatactaataacaataagtactgttttatttgatttagtggttatttttcaattaaagaCGTGTGTTCTTGACATCATGCAATAAGTAGTAGAAGTAGAAGTAGTAGAAGTAGAAGTagaagtagtagtagtaaagATTGTAATAGTTCTGGGATTTCGTCAAATTTCCATGTCTGTCTTTTTGTTGCCGAGGATATGCGGCAATTAACGGTGTCCTCTCGGTTATAACTGAAgtgtctttttttaaaaaacaaattacaCAAAGAGGAAGtgctttttctttacaccaagaagaaagaaagagatgATAATGTTGGTTTGCTATTTTTGGTATATACTTCTCGtctaaattgaatatagTTGAGAaagtgttgttgttggaagTAATCACTTAATCTTTTCACAAAGAGgaaaaatacaacaacaataattagTAATctaaataaagaaaaaatgaatgaataaatgaatgaataaatgaataaataaaaaaaaaaaaacggtTGAAGTCTCGGAAATAAAGGGAAATGCTTAAAAAGAACTAAAGGACTAAAAGTCGTGTGtaaaaaataagaaaactTGCCCTTATAGTCCTTAAAACGCAAAAAATTACTCTCTCTGTCTCTTTAAAAATTCGTAATTTCAAAGTTTCCAGTAATAAAATTCTATATCCCGTGAAAATCTATTAATAAATACTTTCAAAAGataaccaaccaaccaccaccagcttgtttatatatatatatatatatatacttgTAATTAGATAAGacgataataataataataatatacaaTATGTCTATTTGGTAGCATAACTACAATATTAAGTATgaaatgtttttttttttaccccCGGGAAGTTTAACCAGGAAAACACGGCTACTTCGGcctaaaaaaagaaatatccctcaaatcaaaaaagccaaaccaaaccaaaccaaaccaaacttgttgttgctgttgagCAAAATAAGTTCCCATTAAGAAATAACAATTGAGagaacaacaaacaaacaaacaaacaaaagtgaatttaattttgtgtAAGCAAACACAATAAACACAATGAacacaataataataaactgatgatgattgatGATTGATAATGATCACACAAATGTATTAGTAATTCCTGCACTACCTCTTaagtattattttttttgttttacaCCCAAACATCCATAGTTATTAATTCTAGCCATTCTTAAACCCACCTTCTCCTTCCTccatcataatcatcatcatcagatatatatatatatatatatatattcgttatattctttatattgctgtattgttattaaatatatataaggagttttgattttcctttttttccaaatataTCTTTTTAAACCTGTTCTAGAGTTTTACTTTGATTAGTTTTCAATATTCATATtcatatacatatatatatattcattaTATTCCTTATATCATTCCTCATTATTTATTCCATTTCAATTTCGTCAGTGTATTACCAAGTCAATATTCATTGGTCTAGTAATTACATTTATATTCTTACTTTCTACAATCAAAAAGtttacaacaatttcatttcattgaTCCCCTGTTTTCTGGAGATTCAAGCAAAAGACATATAatatacacacacacacatacttttacaaccaccacaactagtaatttttatatttcattaaaaaGTTTCTTTCACACCTTATAgatacaacaacaacaacaacatcctataatattaacaacaatgaGTATTGCTATAAcaaaattcttcaataaattgaaaaaagcatataatcttttttattattcgAGTCCATTACCAGTATTATCAAATGGTGAAGCCATGGCTTTTCATTTTGTCAATTTGACAATTCTACTTATAAGTGTATATTATACTATATTTTATGTTcctaaattattaattcaatcaacAGAAAAgattatatattatttgaCGGGTCAACAAGTTTATATATTTGGATTATTACAATCGGGTTTAAAATTAGTTAATCATGCTGCTactcataataataacgtcaccaatttttcattttcttcttcttcttcttccgSYTCCCTTGGTtaagaatcaattttaataataataataatagtaatacagtttatatttcttttccttcCCTCCTCTTCCCcagttgttgatttttttttttttttaatatatatagatatatatacatgAATGTTTAATATGACTTAGAAAAACTATTTACAATTGTATTAAAATAGATTTGAGCAACATACTAAGAGAAATAAGACTATTAGAAAAAGGATTTTAGCTTTAATTGTGGCTAGATAGAGAAATTTCTACTCGAGGATAATGCATATTActtgatttatcaaaaagaaGTACACCCCCCCCCCTCCGCCCCATGGTAgttgcaacaacaaagattTACTAATacatttataataatatcttCAATATTAAGTTATAAGatctactactattactactattactactactactattcCATTTGATCCGGAACAACATTATTTTACtgtcaaattcaaaaaaaaaaaaaaaaaatttagatttaCCATATCATATGGTTTGAAACTGATTAATTACTCATTTGCTATCTATCTATCTTTCATTACTAATAGATTAGTTAAGacaagcaaaaaaaaaaatggatgGATGGAGCGGCTTGTCTTTCCTGCAGTGCAAAACCCGCaggaatttgattttttttttttttttagttaatttatttcttttctctctcttattctttcttgttttcttgtttgttaatatttctatttcCGTTCATTTTGATAGTGTTGTGTTGTGTTGTGTTATGTCTTGCTATGacttttgaaattttttgttcctACAACTAAAAGGAAGTATAAGTTTAATCTTGTAGAAATAGCAAATGTGTTGATGTATTTAAGGTTGactgcaaaaaaaaaaaagaaaaatacaaaaaaatacaaaaaatacaaGTAGTTCTTTGTAAGTTGTCAATATGTTATTTTGTTGTGTTGAAAAGTTTAAGCAATTTAGAAGGAGGAGGTGGAGGGttttttgaagaatattCTGTTGAAACACAATATCCAGACATGTAGATTTCTTGGGtgtaagtaagtaagtaagtaagAATCCCGTTAGCTTAGGTTAGCTTAggttagttagttagtgTTACGGAAATAGATTTATAAAccattcaatttcattttcaattgaatatttttccaaaattgaaaaatgtaacggaaattggaaattggacaaaaataaaataaaaatagaattgtCAAAAACCACACGACTATTTGAAACCTATGTGAGTTCGTGTGTGGCAATTAAGATCAAAAGATTATAGCGagatcaacaacaacaaattattaattagaTCTTTCCCCCAAATTTATCTAACTAAAAGACAAATTTATATAGAAAGGGTGGggaaggaaaaaaaaaagtccTTTATTATGAGACAAAGAACAACCATTTATAATCCTTATTCTAGTCATGATGGAATCATAACTAATCTTAATCGAAcaaatttccaattatCAAGCATACCTAATCATTTATTCACAATTGAGAATAAATAtaccatcaccaccaccaccacacAACCTAacaaatcatcattatatctggcaattaaagaattaaGAATTCAAAcgaaattcaataataatgaatcaggtataccaattttttcatttcattatGAACCAGGACTTAATATTTATGCTGTACCACAATCTAATGTCGACAAATTAGAATTTTGGCAACAAgttgaacaattgataatggaATTATTAGGGATTAAATTATCTTCACAACAATGGATTGCTAAtgttaattctttttattatcatgATATTCAACCTCAaccattattgaatttgaaagaaggatggaaattcaatttacaTCCTAAATCCAATTAtgattatatatataatcaagataaaattattattcgGGAATTGTTAACAAATGTGTCAGAAATAGAATTTAATCTTGAACTGGGTAtttataaagaaattggtttgtttttaattgatgaaaaaatctcaactaatgatgatttgaatttaagTGGTATTAGAGTGATATTAGATGAAGATAGTAATACTAATAACAAAGAAGAATCGATACATAAGACAATGTTTCATATAAAACCAAGACATAGGAGTTTTGATGATTCtaccaccatcaccaccaccaagaTCATTCCACAAGGATTACATCCTATTTTGAGTACTGAACTTAACACAACAACTATTGTTATTCCAACTGattttgatgttgaagaatgtaaattttattattatttgaatttaaataaatcattaatatttgatcaatttcaaaacattCCAATAGGATCgcaattaattattaataatgggaataaaaatttagaattaccagaatataaaattaatcaatggGGTAATGAActtttatttgaatttgaatttgataatgataatgatatcCCTCATCATATAAATTTAACAGTTCATTCAAGATATCAATTACCTCAAAATAATCATTCCCATTCCCAAATTAGTAATGTTTTAAATTCGTtaccaaatatttttatagGTTGTAATGTCAAAGAAGGAAATTTATTAGATAAATCACCTTTTGATACTAAAAGAGATGTTAAAATTGGTGGTAATTatgaaatttattttactGAAGATACAgttttttatcatttacAGAATTCCGACAATTCCGGCAATTCCGGTAGTTCAACATTATTAGAAATTAATATTCCTCATGGGAAAACTACATTTGATAGAGTCAATAATATAACTTCACTTGGTTTATTAATTGGTgtattgatgattttataTGCCATTTCAATAAGAGTTTTCATGAGTACCACTTCAAAGACGAAAAGGGattaacaattaaaaaaaaaaaaaaaaaaaaaactttcGTTGTACGTACGTACATCTATCCAAATAAATTCCAATCTTTAACGGTAAAACTTAAAGCAAtctttttaaataaatcataACTTTCTTTCACGATTTTATCCACTTTTGTAGATCCTTCGAAATTGACATTGACATTTTCGTTTTCACTTTTTAAAGGAATTATATATTGTAATAAAACATCAGTATCAACTTTTTCTAATCGAATTAAACATATTAAAGtgataatttgttttggtgATTCATTTGGATCGGATTTTTTATATTGGGGTttaaattgaacaaaactaaaatatCGTATTAttccatcatcatcatcttcttcattatcttcttcttcttgttgttgttgtttaatttgttcaattagtTGATTATGAACATGAGGAGGAACAATGTCTTGTAAATGTAAATGAATTGCTTCTTGATAATCAATAGGATCAACTCtttccaataaatcaattataaatgAATGATCAAATGATCCAGAGACATCGTGGCTATCATTATGACTagataattgattaataaatacTTCTTGAGTATCAGGGACTTGTCGAATTTGAGATATATCAATGAATGAATTAGGTAATTTAGAAATAGTTATTGCTCCTCCATATAATTCTGTTGTCATAATTGATAGATAATAAATGAGTTTGATACAACTTGATGTAGAAGAAAATAAGTTTAACAATATGTGGTAGAAAAGAATTAACAcattaatgatgatgatgatgatgaagattttACACGACCTGATTTTGAGAATTTCAGGCACACccttcaacaacaacaacaagaagaaagaagaaagaagaaagaagaaggaaagaaaaaaaatttaatatacCATGCCACCTCCCCTCCCCTACACTCCCCCCCCCCTAAAGATATTCAAGAAGTCATTCATTCGATCTACCACTTggtataaatttttaaccTCATCTAAATCCCTTatcttgttttttgtttttttttgaagatGACAAAATATACAACTACAGCGTCAAGGAGGACAGGGTTCCGAAGACATATTCCAATcattttaattattattatcctTGGATTACTTgtgacatttttttttggattttcatcatttaaagGAGCTAAAGATATTCAAGAAGTCATTTCAAATTTACctaatgataaaatattAGGATTATCGAATATTTTAAGTACAGAAAATAGTAAAAATCAAGGTGaattattgattaaaattgaaaaattacataataaatattataaagatcaagaagaacgattaaaaaaaattgaaaaacaaaataatgaaattttacaagaaataaaattattaaaatctCCACCACAACATGCTAGTATTCGAGAAAAATTAACTTTTGTTTATCCTTATGATGCTGATGTTAGATTCCCAGCTTATATATGGCAAACTTGGAAACATGgattaaatgatgaaaaatttgatgaaaaatatcGTGAAGGTGAAAGACAATGGGCTTATAAAAACCCAGGATTTGTTCatgaattatttaatgatgataCCGCTCATACTATgatcaaatatttatatagaCAAATACCTGAAGTTATTAATGCTTTTGAAGCATTACCTGAAGTCATTTTAAGAATGGATTTTTTCAgatatttaatattatttgctAAAGGTGGAGTTTATGCTGATATTGATACTTTCCCCATACAACCCATTCCAAATTGGATCCCCGAAAATGTTAGTCCCTTGGATATTGGATtaattgttggtgttgaaaGTGATTCTAATTCACCAAATTGGAGATCAGAATCAGTGAGAAGATTACAATTGGGTCAATTTGTCTTGCAATCTAAACCTGGTCATCCTATTTTAAGAGAAATAATTGCTCAAATTGTATTATACACTAAAAAATTGGAAGTTCCAGAATTAAATGGTAATCCAAATGCTAAGGCAATAGCAATTATGAAATGGACTGGTTCTGGTAGATTTACTGATGTTGTTTTCcaatatttaaatgattatatattatcatctatttatgaatcaataaattggcAACATTTACATAATTTGGAAGTTCCAAAATTATTAGGTGATGTTTTGGTATTACCTCGTGTTTCATTTTCtgctgatgatgaaaaaaatccaTTATCATTTGTTAAACATTACGGtgataaaatttataaacaagTGTAAAAGTTAATatttagtagtagtagtagtagttgcATATAGAAGCTTGactattaaaaaaaatatatatatttatataaagagaagaattaagaagaatttcaattcacGTGTATCATTTAAATTGGGCCCTTAAAAAGGGTAGGTGCTAATTAATTTGACACATTAACCAAGATTACCATAACTAGTGGCCTCATTTTaaaatagatttttttcattttattttggttgtggttgtggttgtggtagGTGGGTAAGTAAATCCTATAACCAAAAAACACGGTTGGAGATAAACTTACTAAACTTCTTAATCCAATCAAATTtcataaattaataattaaaaactTCAAAGAAcataaaattaaatacaCAAACACATATATGCTTAATTTGgttcaattctttttgatttggatctttcaaaataaatgtgttcttgttgttgttgttgttgttgttgttgttgttgtgcATTATCATAGAATGTAAACATAAAAGATCGAcaaccttttttttttttagtctCTTATTCTTAAACTTGGCTtttattacaaaaaaaaaactcatATACAATAATAAGCTATTTTTCAACATGACTAGGTGGTATCTCTGATTTGATATCattgaattcaaaaatcaattgcaaTATCACAACATATGAATGTAATCATTAAAAAAAGGCTATTAGATTGTCAAATCTCAAACTTTTGAcacaaaatgaaaaaatattatggAGAATGTGaatttttgcaacaattaTAAACACACAACACACTCAACACTcaacacacacacatatagatatatagatatatatacGCTAATCATCTCCAAACTATAAACAACGTAAATCTCYAATTCATTCTTTAGTTATACATAACTAAGAaatattcattcatttcCATTGATTTACTCAAACTAACCAAGCATCCTTTATAACAACACATATTTTTCCcactttgtttttgttgttgttgttgttgttcttttttgttttttgttttttgttttttgtttttttcaagttttacTTTCCACCTACTTCTGGGTGTTTATTTTGACGTTACGTTAATTTCTTTCCTGATATATTTGTCTATTTATTCTTACCATGACAGTTCAAGATAATTTACATccttatttgaaaaaaccaTCAATTAAACGACCACTTGATTTATTAGTACGACTTAGTGCCAATTTTTCAGAAATTAGACTTCCCTATTTAGATGATGTTTCATTACCACCAAGATCACCTTTGGAAAGAAGTATACATCATGAACTCGAAGAAGATAAGAAATCAACTTATGATATTGAAGGGCAAACTATTGGAAGAAATAGTTTTCTGTatgaattagaaaatgTTGATGCCACTAGTAGTTATTACGCCGGTGATGATGCTGATATTCATGGTGCCGATGTTGTCGATTATGATTTGGAAGATGACAATGTGAGTATTTCTCAAACTACTTTAGCCATGTCAACTTCAGAAATGGGTGGCCCATCAACTATTAAAAACttaaaggaaaaagaatattattatgaaGCCGATGCTGGTGATGGTACTCATGCCACTGAACAATATGTCACTGGTTTTAGATTAGTTTTAACACTTTTCAGTTGtattgtttcattatttttggtAGTTTTAGATCAAACTATAGTAACGACAATTATTAGTGATGTTGGAAATAACTTTAAAgcatttgataaaattggttGGTTAACTTCAGGATATCTTTTACCTATGGCttgtttatcattattaaatagTAAAATTGCCGTTGCAtttggaagaaaaaattgtcTTTTGGTCGGgattttaatatttgaaattgggtCATTAGTAGCTGCTTTAGCGAAAAATATGCCCATGTTAATTGGTGCTAGAGTAATACAAGGTTTAGGTGGTGGTACCATTCAATCAATGATTTCTATTATATTAACTGAATCTGTCCCCATTTCAAAAAGATCCTTATCGTATGCATTATTGGGAATCACTTATTCATGTAGTTTCTTGGGTCCAATTGTTGGTGCTGCAATTTTGACTCATTTAAATTGGAGATGGTgtttttatataaatttacCCATTGGTGGTGCAgcatttattattcttttaatgGGATTCAATCCTCCTAAAGTGAAAGGAAATATTAAAGATCGACTTAAAAAAATCGATTATATGGGGACATTTTTATTAACTACTGGtcttgttttaattttattagcTCTTTCATTTGGTGGTGAAGAATTTAATTGGAAATCAGGTTATATCATacaaaattttattgttggtggATTTCTGATCATTGCATTTTTAGTATGGACATTTAAATATGCTCCTAACCCCAtgattttatcaattttcattaaaaatttcacaATTTTATGTGCTTGTATTTCTGCATTTGCCAATTTTGCCGTGTTTATTGCCTTGATCACTTATTTGGCAACTTATTTCCAAgttgttttcaataaatccGCTTTCAAATCGTCTATTGCCATTTTACCCATGATTGTAtcggttgttgttgcttcAATGTTGAATGGACCTTTTATTCGCCGGACAAGTAATGTAAAAATCCCCATGGTGATTTCGGGAATTTGTGCTCCTGTTGGTGCAGCATTCTTATTAATGTTAGATAAAGATGCTAATAATTCCAAACAAATTGGTTGTCAAATTGTTATTGGAGTATCGATTGGATTACAATTCCAAGCATCATTATTGTCGGCTCAACTTGAAGTCCCTAAAGATGTTGAAGGATCACTTATAATGATCACGGTGTTTATgtcatttttgaaatctttaGGGGGTACTTTGGGTGTGGTTATTGCCCAACTTGTATACAATAATTCTGTGGTggttaatttcaaaaaattacttAATAATTTGGACACAACATCGATTCAATATAAAACTATTCTGAGATTTAATGCTAGTGAAATTGTTGCCTCTCCAGAACTTTTATGGTCAGCTATACCAGATTCAAATATTCGTGGACTCGTTTTGGATAAAGTTATTGTTCACGCTCTTAAAAATGTGTATTATGTGTCAATTGGTCTTGGTGTGGTTTGTGCCATTGCATCGTTATGGACAACAAATAAGAAAGTCCCTAAAGATGAAGAGGTACGTAAAAGTAAGTAGTTAATATTAATTAGGGCCCGTTActtattgttttaatatACTACTTTTAATTATAATGTACTTTATCTTATAGAAATATAGagtttttccaaaaatgtATAGACAAAATTACTgcaaaattcaaattaaattgaattaaattaaattaactAATCCACTTGAGATTTATCTTTATAAAACTAACCCCTGAACATAAATAGTCACTTTGGCTTTCTAATATTCCTACtttgtaaaaataaaaatcagTATAAACTTCTAAATCTAAGCTAAAGGTTTACCCaattttttcctttcttcttgttcattgaaaactttattTTCTCCATATTTAATCCAAGTATTATATCCAAAATTATCATGATTATAAAATGTTGCTCTTTCATAAGGAGTCAAAGAAATCCCATCatgtaattttttcactAAATCAGGAttagaaatgaaaaatcttGAAAAGGCAATTAAAGTtctatcattattaatatcttcattaattttatttaattcatGAGCATAAGTACCTGCTCTAATTACTTTCCCCTTCCaatgtttcaaaataaattcatttgaGCCAACTTGATTCTCTTTAGCAATATCCCAACTTGCTTGAACACGTGGTTCAACAAGAGAAATATACGCTAATTCATTACCAGAATTTGCCCtttcttgtaattgatcaatGATATAACTATGAATTTCTTCTCCTTCGACGTCAACATTTTGGAACGTGGCCCATGGTGATAAACGAACAGCTAATCTTTCAGCACCAACtatatcaatcaatttatcaataattcttaataataaacGAGCACGATTTTCAATACTACCACAGCCATATTTATCAGTTCTTTTATTAGAGGCaagatttaaaaattgatctAACAAGTAACCATGAGCTGAATGCACTTCGATATAATCAAATCCTGCTTCAATGGCACGTTTAGCAGCATTCGGAtattcaacttcaacaatGTGATCGATCTCTTCTTCTGTCAATTCCCTCAATTCATTTCCAGCTTCTTTGgccaatttttcactttctTCATTCCAATAAACTGATGAGGCTCCAACAAATGGTAATCCAGcatctttcaaatttttagGATTAGCAACTCTACCTAAATACCACAATTGAACTGAACTGAAACTTCCATTGGCATGAATCGCatcattaattttcttCCAACTTTTAGTTTGAGCATCATTATAAATCCCAGGAACATATGGTACTAATCCACCTTGACGTGATGTATAAGTTGCTTCAGTAATGATTAAAGTTCCAGGATATTCTGATCGTTGAGAATAATACTCTAATTGTAAATCGGTAGGGATATTATCTTTGGTTGCTCTATAACGTGTGGATGGTGCAAATGCTATTCTTTGTGATAAAGTGTTAGAACCAAGTTTTATTGGTTGgaataattttgttgaacCCAATGGTTTAATGACAATGCCTTCGTTATCGATTGTCATGGGGGAGTAGatgttattgttttaaaGATTGTCAATTGCAAATAGAATAGAAGAGTAAAATGGATACTAAAATGAGGATTAACACATGGTTAAATAGTTGAAAATTGCATTTgatggttgttgttgttgttgttgttgctgacTAATACAAATTTGAGTTTCCTCTCTTCTCTGCTGTCTCccccaaaacaaaatttacAGTTTTGacttttatttaaaaagagagagagaaagaaagaaagaaatttcCGAATAAGCCACAGTTGGAAGTTGAACAATTGGTTACACCACCAAAAGGTAAATTAAATGGCATTTAGTTTCCATAGTTCACCTCAATCTATATAACAAatctttctctctctctctctctatatatatatatatatatatatatatcctACAATCTAGCTTCATCGATATTGCCAATGACTTTaggaaatttttttctttctttttcttcatcaacagGTTGATCTTGTCCATAAGTATTATAACCCCAATTAAATTGTtc includes:
- a CDS encoding uncharacterized protein (Protein of unknown function; ketoconazole-repressed), which gives rise to MSIAITKFFNKLKKAYNLFYYSSPLPVLSNGEAMAFHFVNLTILLISVYYTIFYVPKLLIQSTEKIIYYLTGQQVYIFGLLQSGLKLVNHAATHNNNVTNFSFSSSSSSXSLG
- a CDS encoding uncharacterized protein (Ortholog(s) have mannosyltransferase activity and role in ER-associated ubiquitin-dependent protein catabolic process, GPI anchor biosynthetic process, protein processing), translating into MRQRTTIYNPYSSHDGIITNLNRTNFQLSSIPNHLFTIENKYTITTTTTQPNKSSLYSAIKELRIQTKFNNNESGIPIFSFHYEPGLNIYAVPQSNVDKLEFWQQVEQLIMELLGIKLSSQQWIANVNSFYYHDIQPQPLLNLKEGWKFNLHPKSNYDYIYNQDKIIIRELLTNVSEIEFNLESGIYKEIGLFLIDEKISTNDDLNLSGIRVILDEDSNTNNKEESIHKTMFHIKPRHRSFDDSTTITTTKIIPQGLHPILSTELNTTTIVIPTDFDVEECKFYYYLNLNKSLIFDQFQNIPIGSQLIINNGNKNLELPEYKINQWGNELLFEFEFDNDNDIPHHINLTVHSRYQLPQNNHSHSQISNVLNSLPNIFIGCNVKEGNLLDKSPFDTKRDVKIGGNYEIYFTEDTVFYHLQNSDNSGNSGSSTLLEINIPHGKTTFDRVNNITSLGLLIGVLMILYAISIRVFMSTTSKTKRD
- a CDS encoding Ran GTPase-binding protein (Ortholog(s) have Ran GTPase binding activity, role in protein import into nucleus and nucleus localization) — protein: MTTELYGGAITISKLPNSFIDISQIRQVPDTQEVFINQLSSHNDSHDVSGSFDHSFIIDLLERVDPIDYQEAIHLHLQDIVPPHVHNQLIEQIKQQQQEEEDNEEDDDDGIIRYFSFVQFKPQYKKSDPNESPKQIITLICLIRLEKVDTDVLLQYIIPLKSENENVNVNFEGSTKVDKIVKESYDLFKKIALSFTVKDWNLFG
- the HOC1 gene encoding alpha-1,6-mannosyltransferase (Protein with similarity to mannosyltransferases; similar to S. cerevisiae Hoc1p and C. albicans Och1p), yielding MTKYTTTASRRTGFRRHIPIILIIIILGLLVTFFFGFSSFKGAKDIQEVISNLPNDKILGLSNILSTENSKNQGELLIKIEKLHNKYYKDQEERLKKIEKQNNEILQEIKLLKSPPQHASIREKLTFVYPYDADVRFPAYIWQTWKHGLNDEKFDEKYREGERQWAYKNPGFVHELFNDDTAHTMIKYLYRQIPEVINAFEALPEVILRMDFFRYLILFAKGGVYADIDTFPIQPIPNWIPENVSPLDIGLIVGVESDSNSPNWRSESVRRLQLGQFVLQSKPGHPILREIIAQIVLYTKKLEVPELNGNPNAKAIAIMKWTGSGRFTDVVFQYLNDYILSSIYESINWQHLHNLEVPKLLGDVLVLPRVSFSADDEKNPLSFVKHYGDKIYKQV
- a CDS encoding uncharacterized protein (Predicted membrane transporter, member of the drug:proton antiporter (14 spanner) (DHA2) family, major facilitator superfamily (MFS); Hap43p-repressed gene) translates to MTVQDNLHPYLKKPSIKRPLDLLVRLSANFSEIRLPYLDDVSLPPRSPLERSIHHELEEDKKSTYDIEGQTIGRNSFSYELENVDATSSYYAGDDADIHGADVVDYDLEDDNVSISQTTLAMSTSEMGGPSTIKNLKEKEYYYEADAGDGTHATEQYVTGFRLVLTLFSCIVSLFLVVLDQTIVTTIISDVGNNFKAFDKIGWLTSGYLLPMACLSLLNSKIAVAFGRKNCLLVGILIFEIGSLVAALAKNMPMLIGARVIQGLGGGTIQSMISIILTESVPISKRSLSYALLGITYSCSFLGPIVGAAILTHLNWRWCFYINLPIGGAAFIILLMGFNPPKVKGNIKDRLKKIDYMGTFLLTTGLVLILLALSFGGEEFNWKSGYIIQNFIVGGFSIIAFLVWTFKYAPNPMILSIFIKNFTILCACISAFANFAVFIALITYLATYFQVVFNKSAFKSSIAILPMIVSVVVASMLNGPFIRRTSNVKIPMVISGICAPVGAAFLLMLDKDANNSKQIGCQIVIGVSIGLQFQASLLSAQLEVPKDVEGSLIMITVFMSFLKSLGGTLGVVIAQLVYNNSVVVNFKKLLNNLDTTSIQYKTISRFNASEIVASPELLWSAIPDSNIRGLVLDKVIVHALKNVYYVSIGLGVVCAIASLWTTNKKVPKDEEVRKSK
- the OYE2 gene encoding NADPH dehydrogenase (Putative NAPDH dehydrogenase; induced by nitric oxide; Spider biofilm induced), translated to MTIDNEGIVIKPLGSTKLFQPIKLGSNTLSQRIAFAPSTRYRATKDNIPTDLQLEYYSQRSEYPGTLIITEATYTSRQGGLVPYVPGIYNDAQTKSWKKINDAIHANGSFSSVQLWYLGRVANPKNLKDAGLPFVGASSVYWNEESEKLAKEAGNELRELTEEEIDHIVEVEYPNAAKRAIEAGFDYIEVHSAHGYLLDQFLNLASNKRTDKYGCGSIENRARLLLRIIDKLIDIVGAERLAVRLSPWATFQNVDVEGEEIHSYIIDQLQERANSGNELAYISLVEPRVQASWDIAKENQVGSNEFILKHWKGKVIRAGTYAHELNKINEDINNDRTLIAFSRFFISNPDLVKKLHDGISLTPYERATFYNHDNFGYNTWIKYGENKVFNEQEERKKLGKPLA